The following coding sequences are from one Chloroflexota bacterium window:
- a CDS encoding tyrosine-type recombinase/integrase: MELERAIEMYLSAHHGMISPKTMRIYKQSLGVLRDYLGNHDMSTVTLDDLRAYRASLFERDERYASNTSRPRERGYLSIWTIHGHVRVVRQFFRWHFNEGKIEKNPAARLELPALGNEPPKGIRETDMQKMLAVAKASPRNYALLMFLADTGCRLGGVVGLELTDLDLEKRQAIVREKGKHGRKKVRAVFFNPPTAEALRTWLEERKQMRKAQTTTRVFVGRKGPLTPAGLYQTIKGIGKSAGIKGRFNPHSFRHGLARSLLERGLDLGRVSRILGHSDEQVTAQFYGVFSQQELADAHDKYSWIQEP; the protein is encoded by the coding sequence ATGGAACTCGAACGCGCAATTGAAATGTATCTCTCGGCGCATCACGGGATGATCAGCCCCAAGACCATGCGCATTTACAAGCAATCGCTGGGCGTCCTGCGGGATTACCTTGGCAATCATGATATGTCTACCGTCACACTCGACGATTTGCGCGCGTATCGCGCATCGTTGTTTGAGCGCGACGAACGCTATGCCTCGAATACATCGCGACCGCGTGAGCGGGGATATCTCTCGATCTGGACCATTCACGGTCACGTCCGAGTTGTCCGACAATTCTTTCGTTGGCATTTCAACGAAGGCAAAATCGAAAAGAATCCGGCGGCTCGTTTGGAACTGCCGGCATTGGGGAACGAACCACCCAAGGGGATACGGGAGACAGACATGCAAAAAATGCTCGCAGTCGCTAAAGCATCCCCGCGCAATTACGCGCTGTTGATGTTTCTGGCGGATACGGGATGTCGTTTGGGAGGTGTGGTCGGGCTTGAACTCACCGACCTCGATTTGGAAAAACGCCAGGCGATTGTGCGCGAGAAGGGCAAGCATGGAAGGAAAAAAGTCCGCGCGGTTTTTTTCAATCCGCCGACCGCAGAGGCATTGCGCACATGGTTGGAAGAGCGCAAACAAATGAGGAAGGCACAGACAACGACGCGGGTGTTCGTCGGTCGTAAAGGGCCACTGACGCCGGCGGGTCTGTATCAGACCATCAAGGGAATAGGCAAAAGTGCGGGCATCAAAGGGCGATTCAACCCGCACAGTTTCCGGCATGGACTGGCGCGCTCTCTTTTGGAGCGCGGTTTGGATCTCGGGCGGGTTAGCCGGATTCTCGGTCACAGTGACGAACAAGTCACGGCGCAGTTCTATGGTGTTTTCAGCCAACAGGAACTTGCGGACGCGCACGACAAGTACTCTTGGATCCAAGAACCCTA
- a CDS encoding helix-turn-helix transcriptional regulator, giving the protein MTDVLFLTLSIAGVLALLIALQRYRRRQRQVTPAPMMQVITPSTSPTNRTWLWDSLTSRETQVARLVARGMRNADIARELNISVHTVESHLKHIYAKLDVHTRVELARLLRDLTD; this is encoded by the coding sequence GTGACGGACGTACTCTTTCTCACCTTGAGCATTGCTGGTGTGCTCGCCCTGCTCATCGCTCTGCAGCGGTACCGCCGACGACAGCGGCAAGTCACTCCAGCCCCGATGATGCAGGTCATCACACCTTCGACTTCTCCGACTAACCGAACCTGGTTATGGGATTCGCTCACCTCTCGCGAAACCCAGGTCGCTCGTCTCGTCGCTCGCGGGATGCGCAACGCCGACATCGCACGGGAATTGAACATCTCCGTCCACACCGTCGAGTCCCACCTCAAGCACATCTACGCCAAGCTTGACGTGCACACCCGCGTCGAACTCGCGCGCCTCCTCCGCGACTTAACCGATTGA